The following are encoded together in the Glycine max cultivar Williams 82 chromosome 8, Glycine_max_v4.0, whole genome shotgun sequence genome:
- the NF-YC05 gene encoding nuclear transcription factor Y subunit C-2 gives MDQNQHGQPTQEAVGKNQYQSNPMMAPTNPPSETIGPYVTSSFPREKQHAPQDIYQEQLNNFWAKQCQEIEETTDLRTHSLPYARIKKIMKADRDVRMVSAEAPVLFAKACEMFIMELTMKAWANAEDHRRRILQKSDIASAISKTDVFDFLEDIVPRDVGIPRSSIAQNFDLSMPPHQNVTYPPYYVPAMVTGRPIPDQNHHGP, from the coding sequence ATGGATCAAAACCAGCATGGTCAACCAACACAAGAAGCAGTTGGCAAGAACCAATATCAATCTAATCCTATGATGGCACCTACCAATCCTCCTAGTGAGACTATTGGTCCTTATGTCACATCATCCTTccctagagagaaacaacatgCTCCCCAAGACATTTACCAGGAACAACTCAACAACTTTTGGGCAAAACAGTGCCAGGAAATTGAGGAGACCACTGATTTAAGGACTCACAGCTTGCCTTATGCTAGGATTAAGAAGATCATGAAGGCTGATAGGGATGTGAGGATGGTGTCAGCTGAGGCTCCCGTGTTGTTTGCCAAGGCCTGTGAAATGTTTATTATGGAGCTCACAATGAAGGCTTGGGCCAATGCTGAGGATCACAGAAGGAGGATACTTCAGAAGAGTGACATTGCATCTGCAATCTCAAAGACTGATGTGTTTGATTTTCTTGAGGATATTGTCCCCAGGGATGTAGGCATACCAAGATCAAGCATTGCTCAAAATTTTGATCTAAGTATGCCACCACATCAGAATGTCACATACCCACCATATTATGTTCCAGCAATGGTCACGGGAAGACCCATTCCTGATCAAAATCATCATGGGCCGTAA